The Myxococcaceae bacterium JPH2 genome includes a region encoding these proteins:
- a CDS encoding PAS domain S-box protein, with amino-acid sequence MARLHDSPGPASLGGTPQGPSPLLASVFASMGEGVVVVDASHHFLLLNPAAERILGMGPVDVPVAQWSEHFGLYLPDQVTLYPPERLPVVRALHGEFVDRAEVFLRNAERPSGAWLLVSARPVRDEQGRTQGGVCVFNDVTDLKRSEESLRAGEEKYRSLYNNTPVMMHSIDRAGRLISVSDCWLITLGYERAEVLGRDSVEFLTAESQRYARDVVLPEYFKTGICRDVPYQLVKKNGQRIDVLLSAIAERDAAGKVTRSLAVLIDVTERKRAEQALLESEARLRSILDNAPAVFFLLDARGRYIFVNRAWEQLLHRTRQQVAGRTLFDVFPRDIAEELSRANQTVFRTRAPVEQEERVPHDDGVHVHLTQKFPLIDSSGAVYAMCGISTDITERKRTEASQRFLAEASRELVTSLDYETTLQRVAELAVPSLAELCVVFMRVDGAQLRPVAVADSVSSRERTAREFLEAHPPRADSLRGPARVLSTGRSESSRESRGLLDAGALAEPRWAAVGPLLKRPSLGVPLRARGRTLGVLFLVSPQPGQVYSREELALTEELGRRAAFAIDNAQLYCSAQESIRARDEFLSIASHELKTPLTSMKLRVQQMGAALAGTPRSLPVVAKLGRMLGVFDEQLKRLSQLVDHLLDVSRVNERRLDLRLEPLDLSEVARQVASHVAEQLDKAECPFELVAPEPVLGQWDRLRMEQVMLNLLTNAMKYGAGHPIQMEVAPHAHKAWLVVRDHGMGIPHEAQGRIFARFERAASRNYGGLGLGLFITRQIVEAHGGDIWVESEPGQGATFVVELPLEPVPARPPVRAEGTAPRGR; translated from the coding sequence ATGGCTCGCCTGCACGACAGCCCGGGGCCCGCCTCCCTGGGCGGGACTCCGCAGGGGCCCAGCCCCCTCCTCGCATCCGTCTTCGCCAGCATGGGAGAGGGCGTCGTGGTGGTGGACGCGTCCCACCACTTCCTCCTCCTCAACCCCGCGGCCGAGCGCATCCTGGGCATGGGGCCGGTGGACGTGCCCGTGGCGCAGTGGTCCGAGCACTTCGGGCTGTACCTGCCGGACCAGGTCACGCTCTATCCGCCCGAGCGCCTGCCCGTGGTGCGCGCCCTCCATGGCGAGTTCGTGGACCGCGCGGAGGTGTTCCTGCGCAACGCCGAGCGACCCTCGGGGGCCTGGCTGCTCGTCAGCGCGCGCCCCGTGCGCGACGAGCAGGGGCGGACGCAGGGCGGCGTGTGTGTCTTCAACGACGTCACCGACCTGAAGCGGAGCGAGGAGTCGCTGCGCGCGGGCGAGGAGAAGTACCGCTCGCTCTACAACAACACGCCCGTGATGATGCACTCCATCGACCGGGCGGGGCGGCTCATCAGCGTCAGCGATTGCTGGTTGATCACCTTGGGGTACGAGCGCGCGGAGGTGCTCGGGCGCGACTCGGTGGAGTTCCTCACGGCGGAGTCCCAGCGCTACGCGCGCGACGTCGTCCTGCCCGAGTACTTCAAGACGGGCATCTGCCGGGACGTGCCGTACCAGCTGGTGAAGAAGAACGGGCAGCGCATCGACGTGCTCTTGTCCGCCATCGCGGAGCGCGACGCCGCGGGCAAGGTCACCCGCTCGCTCGCGGTGCTCATCGACGTGACGGAGCGCAAGCGCGCCGAGCAGGCCCTGCTGGAGAGCGAGGCGCGCCTGCGCTCCATCCTGGACAACGCGCCCGCCGTCTTCTTCTTGTTGGATGCGCGGGGCCGCTACATCTTCGTCAATCGCGCGTGGGAGCAGCTGCTGCACCGCACCCGCCAGCAGGTCGCGGGGCGGACCCTCTTCGACGTCTTCCCGCGCGACATCGCCGAGGAGCTCTCTCGCGCCAACCAGACCGTCTTCCGCACCCGCGCCCCGGTCGAACAAGAGGAGCGCGTGCCGCACGACGACGGGGTCCACGTGCACCTCACGCAGAAGTTCCCGCTCATCGACTCGAGCGGCGCGGTGTACGCGATGTGCGGCATCTCCACGGACATCACCGAGCGCAAGCGGACGGAGGCCTCCCAGCGCTTCCTGGCCGAGGCGAGCCGCGAGCTGGTGACCTCGCTCGACTATGAGACGACGCTCCAGCGTGTCGCCGAGCTGGCGGTGCCGTCGCTCGCGGAGCTGTGTGTGGTGTTCATGCGCGTGGACGGCGCGCAGCTGCGCCCGGTGGCGGTGGCGGACAGCGTCTCCTCGCGTGAGCGAACGGCGCGCGAGTTCCTGGAGGCCCATCCTCCGCGCGCGGATTCCCTGCGGGGGCCGGCGCGCGTGCTGTCCACGGGGCGCTCGGAGTCCTCGCGTGAGTCGCGGGGCCTGCTGGATGCCGGTGCGCTGGCGGAGCCGCGGTGGGCCGCCGTGGGTCCGCTCTTGAAGCGGCCCTCGTTGGGGGTGCCGCTGCGCGCGCGCGGGCGGACCTTGGGCGTGCTGTTCCTGGTCTCGCCGCAGCCTGGTCAGGTGTACTCGCGCGAGGAGCTGGCGCTGACCGAGGAGCTGGGGCGCCGGGCCGCGTTCGCCATCGACAACGCGCAGCTCTATTGCTCGGCGCAGGAGTCCATCCGCGCGCGGGACGAGTTCTTGTCCATCGCGTCGCACGAGCTGAAGACGCCGCTCACCTCCATGAAGCTGCGCGTGCAGCAGATGGGCGCGGCGCTCGCGGGCACGCCTCGGAGCTTGCCCGTCGTGGCGAAGCTGGGGCGGATGCTGGGCGTGTTCGACGAGCAGCTCAAGCGCTTGTCCCAGTTGGTGGACCACCTGCTGGATGTCTCGCGCGTCAACGAGCGCCGGCTCGACCTGCGCCTGGAGCCGTTGGACTTGTCAGAGGTGGCGCGCCAGGTGGCGAGTCACGTCGCCGAGCAGCTCGACAAGGCGGAGTGCCCCTTCGAGCTGGTGGCGCCGGAGCCCGTGCTGGGCCAGTGGGACCGGCTGCGCATGGAGCAGGTCATGCTCAACCTGCTGACCAACGCGATGAAGTACGGCGCGGGACACCCCATCCAGATGGAGGTGGCGCCCCACGCGCACAAGGCCTGGCTCGTGGTGCGGGACCACGGCATGGGCATCCCGCACGAGGCGCAGGGCCGCATCTTCGCGCGCTTCGAGCGCGCTGCGTCCCGCAACTACGGCGGGCTGGGACTGGGCCTCTTCATCACGCGCCAGATTGTCGAAGCGCACGGCGGAGACATCTGGGTGGAGAGCGAGCCGGGACAGGGCGCCACCTTCGTCGTGGAGCTCCCGCTGGAGCCTGTCCCGGCCCGGCCCCCCGTCAGAGCCGAGGGAACTGCACCCCGGGGACGGTGA
- a CDS encoding HAD-IG family 5'-nucleotidase, with translation MRPHIPGPPPERGLFCNRTLNMRAIKAVGYDMDYTLIHYRVEAWERRAYEYIRDRLVAQGWPVADLTFDPMLAIRGLIIDTATGNLLKANRFGFVKKALHGTRPLEFEAQREAYARIVVDLSERRWVFLNTLFSLSEACIYAQLVDRLDAGQLPGPMGYADLYEHVRKNLDATHMQGRLKAEIIADPERYVLDDPETPLALLDQKNAGKKLLLITNSEWAYTEPMMHFAFDRHLPAGMTWRQLFDVVIVSARKPEFFTTRSALFDVVEVDGEALLRPHAGPLKVGTPYFGGSALELERHLGMSGDEILYVGDHMFGDVHVSKNVLRWRTALILRELEDEVRAIAAFRATELRLGERMERKERLEAESCQVRLELQRRRHQYGPRGTTPETELVARLAELRTELEALDAEIGPLARAATELSNPHWGLLTRAGNDKSHLARQVERYADIYTSRVSNFLFATPFVYLRSPRGSLPHDPSLPGGTPVFNVGDGAGAGPIGPDTAE, from the coding sequence ATGCGCCCTCACATTCCCGGTCCCCCGCCTGAGCGTGGCCTCTTCTGTAACCGCACCCTCAACATGCGCGCCATCAAGGCCGTGGGCTACGACATGGACTACACGCTCATCCACTATCGGGTGGAAGCATGGGAGAGGCGTGCCTACGAGTACATCCGCGACCGTCTGGTGGCGCAGGGTTGGCCGGTCGCCGACCTGACATTCGACCCGATGCTGGCCATCCGCGGGCTCATCATCGACACCGCCACGGGCAACCTGCTGAAGGCCAACCGCTTCGGCTTCGTGAAGAAGGCCCTGCACGGCACGCGCCCCCTGGAGTTCGAGGCGCAGCGCGAGGCCTACGCACGCATCGTGGTGGACCTGTCCGAGCGCCGCTGGGTGTTCCTCAACACGCTCTTCTCGCTGTCCGAGGCCTGCATCTACGCGCAGCTCGTGGACCGGCTGGACGCGGGGCAGCTGCCCGGCCCCATGGGCTACGCGGACCTCTACGAGCACGTGCGCAAGAACCTGGACGCCACGCACATGCAGGGGCGCCTCAAGGCGGAGATCATCGCGGACCCGGAGCGCTACGTCCTGGATGACCCGGAGACGCCGCTGGCGCTGTTGGACCAGAAGAACGCGGGCAAGAAGCTCCTGCTCATCACCAACAGCGAGTGGGCCTACACCGAGCCCATGATGCACTTCGCCTTCGACCGGCACCTGCCGGCGGGCATGACGTGGCGCCAGCTGTTCGACGTGGTCATCGTCAGCGCGCGCAAGCCCGAGTTCTTCACCACGCGCTCGGCCCTCTTCGACGTGGTGGAGGTGGATGGCGAGGCGCTCCTGCGTCCGCACGCGGGGCCGCTCAAGGTGGGCACGCCCTACTTTGGCGGCAGCGCGCTGGAGCTGGAGCGACACCTGGGCATGAGCGGGGATGAAATCCTCTACGTGGGCGACCACATGTTCGGCGACGTGCACGTCAGCAAGAACGTGCTGCGCTGGCGCACCGCGCTCATCCTGCGCGAGCTGGAGGACGAGGTGCGCGCCATCGCCGCCTTCCGCGCCACCGAGCTGCGCCTGGGCGAGCGCATGGAGCGCAAGGAGCGGCTGGAGGCGGAGAGCTGCCAGGTGCGTCTGGAGCTGCAGCGTCGGCGCCATCAGTACGGGCCGCGCGGCACCACGCCGGAGACGGAGCTGGTGGCCCGGCTGGCCGAGCTGCGCACGGAGCTGGAGGCGCTGGACGCGGAGATTGGTCCGCTGGCCCGCGCCGCCACCGAGCTGTCCAATCCCCACTGGGGCCTGCTCACGCGCGCCGGCAACGACAAGAGCCACCTGGCCCGGCAGGTGGAGCGCTACGCGGACATCTACACGTCGCGGGTGAGCAACTTCCTCTTCGCCACCCCGTTCGTGTACCTGCGCAGCCCGCGCGGCAGCCTGCCGCACGACCCCAGCCTCCCGGGTGGCACGCCCGTGTTCAACGTGGGCGACGGCGCGGGCGCGGGCCCCATCGGGCCGGACACCGCCGAGTAG
- a CDS encoding DUF2267 domain-containing protein has translation MTRPSTESELLYRRHQRHESHVNTTYAAFIRHVRELAEVEEAVAERAAVAVLGALEQRIQPTQARNLEAQLPRRLVELLPAPELRPQRPLRFGKELLVESVAEVLQKPLEEAEWLVRCVFLALQDQISEGEADDVASNLPPDLQALWRISQ, from the coding sequence ATGACCCGTCCGAGCACCGAGTCCGAGTTGCTGTACCGCCGCCACCAGCGGCACGAATCCCACGTGAACACGACCTACGCGGCCTTCATCCGGCACGTGCGTGAGTTGGCCGAGGTGGAGGAGGCGGTGGCCGAGCGCGCGGCGGTGGCCGTGCTGGGGGCCCTGGAGCAGCGCATCCAGCCGACCCAGGCGAGGAACCTGGAGGCGCAGCTGCCGCGCCGGCTGGTGGAGCTGCTGCCAGCGCCAGAGCTGCGCCCGCAGCGCCCCCTGCGCTTCGGCAAGGAGCTGCTCGTCGAGTCCGTGGCCGAGGTGCTGCAGAAGCCCCTGGAGGAGGCCGAGTGGCTGGTGCGCTGCGTGTTCCTCGCCCTGCAGGATCAGATCTCCGAGGGCGAGGCGGACGACGTCGCCAGCAACCTGCCCCCGGACCTGCAGGCGCTCTGGCGCATCTCGCAGTGA
- a CDS encoding DUF1361 domain-containing protein — MSQPPSAFPAFLSMLRRHGLVPALLCSTAAVALLAFRLDWSQGVSYVFLLWNLILAWLPYLLALAARWLMVRGHDRWWSLGPLAVAWLALFPNAPYLLTDFIHLSQRPVVPLWFDAALLALFAATGWLLGLLSLEVWKHWLQRRWGPVGAWAFVALTSLLCGYGIYLGRVERWNSWDVLTDPRRLLSAVHAHATAPGDFPYLLGVTALFAALLLLSYAAFESLRLRFRRAQWQRS, encoded by the coding sequence ATGTCCCAGCCTCCCAGCGCGTTCCCTGCCTTTCTGTCCATGCTGCGCCGCCACGGTCTGGTGCCGGCGCTCCTGTGCAGCACCGCCGCCGTGGCCCTGCTGGCCTTCCGGTTGGATTGGAGCCAGGGCGTCAGCTACGTGTTCCTCCTCTGGAACCTCATCCTCGCGTGGCTGCCGTACCTGCTGGCCCTCGCCGCGCGCTGGCTGATGGTGCGCGGTCATGACCGCTGGTGGAGCCTGGGGCCGCTCGCCGTCGCGTGGCTGGCCCTGTTCCCCAACGCGCCCTACCTGCTCACGGACTTCATCCACCTGAGCCAGCGGCCCGTCGTGCCGCTGTGGTTCGACGCGGCCTTGCTCGCGTTGTTCGCCGCCACCGGGTGGTTGCTCGGGTTGCTGTCCCTGGAGGTGTGGAAGCACTGGCTTCAGCGCCGCTGGGGCCCCGTGGGCGCCTGGGCCTTCGTCGCGCTCACCTCGCTCTTGTGTGGCTATGGCATCTACCTGGGCCGCGTGGAGCGCTGGAACAGCTGGGACGTGCTCACGGATCCACGGCGCCTCTTGTCCGCGGTGCATGCCCACGCCACCGCGCCCGGGGACTTTCCGTACCTGCTCGGAGTGACGGCGCTCTTCGCCGCGCTGCTGCTCCTGTCCTACGCGGCCTTCGAGTCGCTGCGCCTGCGCTTCCGGCGCGCGCAGTGGCAGCGGAGCTGA
- a CDS encoding HEAT repeat domain-containing protein, with the protein MRNRLLIALGTAGALALLLAVGLGLFSESPAVVPDAPVRFAFPSGRAWAWRLSYDASSHVTLSGTSGAAGTSSLAGRVLLDGRLVLKGLGKQGDAWRVGLRLEDLRQHSLQVFGKEVLPDAASTDAIFQGREAVLEVGPEGDVRSVSFREQDPSLFKNTVQALVGDMQVVLRDGEAWTVEESTSRGRARAGYTRRGADDAQGAHLEKRRDVYTEVVGLGQGGPLRVASHFLADVSRAGLLERLEGEETVERLGPTGTALAGTTVHLRLVREEGGVAPDAAPSSVVAEAQQRLPPGRMVVEAQTRENMLAQQVDGLTGEKLDSLLKSFGRGGVMPDHNHFLLQATGLLEQQPALCAHMVDVFRDPALGSQGRALVLDLLAGAGTPEAQAALVDALRTPEAKAERYHMMLSRLSLLTEPTVETVRFAQSLYGGTDGDVHIASAYSLGATAGALYRNAHSPEALAAVQRLASDLRDAKAPADQAHLLLSLGNAGVPETVATVMQYAHADSADVREAAAKALRKVRGPEVENALMGLAHDAAVPVQATAFESLGRQKLQADALVQLRDLALAGQVNVQNYHGLVSLVEPYVHTEPAVRDLLEYLLTQDVPDRQIRTRIRGLLEG; encoded by the coding sequence ATGCGCAACCGTCTGCTCATCGCCCTCGGCACCGCCGGGGCCCTTGCCCTGCTGTTGGCCGTGGGACTCGGCCTCTTCTCCGAGTCACCCGCGGTTGTTCCTGACGCCCCCGTCCGCTTCGCATTCCCCAGCGGAAGGGCCTGGGCGTGGCGCCTGTCGTACGACGCCTCCAGCCACGTGACGCTGTCCGGAACGTCGGGTGCCGCGGGCACCTCGTCCCTGGCCGGGCGCGTGCTGCTGGATGGGCGGCTGGTGCTCAAGGGCTTGGGCAAACAAGGCGACGCGTGGCGCGTGGGCTTGCGACTGGAAGACTTGCGGCAGCACTCGCTGCAAGTCTTTGGCAAGGAAGTGCTCCCGGATGCGGCGTCCACCGACGCCATCTTCCAGGGGCGCGAGGCCGTGCTGGAGGTGGGCCCGGAGGGAGACGTGCGCAGCGTCTCCTTCCGGGAGCAGGACCCGTCCCTCTTCAAGAACACCGTGCAGGCGCTGGTGGGGGACATGCAGGTGGTGTTGCGCGATGGCGAGGCGTGGACGGTAGAGGAGTCCACCTCACGAGGCCGCGCTCGCGCGGGCTACACGCGTCGAGGCGCGGACGATGCCCAGGGCGCGCACCTGGAGAAGCGTCGCGATGTGTACACGGAGGTGGTGGGGCTGGGCCAAGGGGGCCCGCTGCGCGTGGCCTCGCACTTCCTGGCGGACGTGTCGCGCGCTGGGTTGTTGGAGCGATTGGAAGGCGAAGAGACGGTGGAGCGCCTGGGCCCCACGGGCACGGCGCTCGCGGGCACCACGGTGCACCTGCGGCTGGTGCGTGAAGAAGGCGGCGTGGCGCCCGATGCGGCCCCGTCCTCGGTGGTGGCCGAGGCGCAGCAGCGACTGCCTCCGGGCCGCATGGTGGTGGAGGCCCAGACGCGCGAGAACATGCTGGCGCAGCAGGTGGATGGCCTCACCGGGGAGAAGCTCGATTCCTTGCTGAAGTCCTTTGGCCGCGGCGGCGTGATGCCCGACCACAACCACTTCCTCCTCCAGGCCACGGGCCTGTTGGAGCAGCAGCCCGCGCTGTGCGCGCACATGGTGGACGTCTTCCGGGACCCGGCGCTGGGCAGTCAGGGCCGCGCGCTGGTGCTGGACTTGCTGGCCGGCGCGGGCACGCCCGAGGCGCAAGCCGCGCTCGTGGACGCGCTGCGCACCCCCGAGGCCAAGGCCGAGCGCTATCACATGATGCTCAGCCGCCTGTCGCTCCTCACCGAACCCACGGTGGAGACGGTGCGCTTCGCCCAGTCGCTCTACGGCGGCACCGACGGCGACGTGCACATCGCCAGCGCCTACTCGCTGGGCGCCACGGCGGGCGCGCTCTACCGCAACGCGCATTCCCCCGAGGCGCTCGCCGCCGTGCAGCGACTGGCCTCCGACCTGCGCGACGCCAAGGCTCCCGCGGATCAGGCCCACCTGCTGCTGAGCCTGGGCAACGCGGGTGTGCCTGAGACAGTGGCCACGGTGATGCAGTACGCCCACGCCGACAGCGCCGATGTTCGCGAGGCCGCCGCCAAGGCCCTGCGCAAGGTGCGAGGCCCCGAGGTGGAGAACGCCCTCATGGGGCTGGCCCATGACGCCGCGGTGCCCGTGCAGGCCACGGCCTTCGAGTCCCTCGGTCGTCAGAAGCTGCAGGCCGACGCGCTGGTGCAGCTGCGTGACCTGGCGCTGGCCGGACAGGTGAACGTGCAGAACTACCACGGGCTCGTCTCGCTGGTGGAGCCGTACGTCCACACCGAGCCCGCCGTGCGCGATCTGCTCGAGTACCTGCTCACCCAGGACGTGCCGGACCGGCAGATTCGCACCCGCATCCGCGGCCTGCTGGAGGGGTGA
- a CDS encoding M4 family metallopeptidase, with protein sequence MRNRLLVVCLTLVQFACEGTEPPRTTPAPVARDSGEDIQAALRALPSAELAGAGADGVPFLVRGDLGRVEVSGPSLSTRDAEARTSPVLESIAPVFRLRASELVLRRANQDARGDTHLRYGQMHEGLEVIGQELILHVDGSGRVFAANGTARGDASAPVPSDARLSPESAGAVALAATPGGSRVEGTPRLAYVRASADARMTLVFEAVVTGVFAALPVRDHVYVNALDGAVVSRTSEIHEARNRRIYSANGGYALPGVLKRVEGGAASTDAAVNAAYDNLGRFYDCYQSLFARDSFNGTGGALLASVHFGSGYVNAYWDGTQMVCGDSPTTGPLCNDMDIVMHEFTHAVTQYESNLNSAGEPGGLNESLSDMGAAYCESWVSGGSTAPDVWRIAEDTFGASAYSLADPARNGGSVDFYGDFDASADPHLGAGIPGLAFSLLAQGGTHPRGLTCNPVASIGLTRAAVIFYLANTNYFTPTTTFAQAKALTETVADTYYGPTVKASVTQAWLAVGVGTGLGAACPPIALANGVGVRNLYGALGSSTAVYAITLPAGASNLVVSASGGTGDADLYLRFGAAPTSTLYDCRPYLTGTAESCVYATPSVGTYYVILRGRDAFSGVTLRASFTRPDGSTVLWVPDVAGATSSLQTWSYAAVAGQSVSFSLSPGPSGATGDADLYVRFGGPASPTLYDCRSSNKDNVEQCGPLTHATAGTYSVVVHGYSAFTGVDVLVQ encoded by the coding sequence ATGCGCAATCGATTGCTCGTGGTCTGTCTCACCCTCGTCCAGTTCGCCTGTGAAGGAACCGAGCCACCTCGGACGACTCCAGCGCCCGTTGCACGGGACTCGGGCGAGGACATCCAGGCGGCGCTGCGTGCGTTGCCCTCGGCGGAACTCGCGGGGGCAGGCGCGGACGGCGTCCCATTCCTCGTGCGAGGCGACCTCGGGCGCGTCGAGGTTTCGGGGCCCTCGCTCTCCACGCGCGATGCCGAGGCGCGCACGAGCCCCGTGCTGGAATCCATCGCGCCGGTGTTCCGCCTGCGCGCCTCAGAGTTGGTCCTGCGCCGCGCCAATCAGGACGCGCGCGGTGACACGCACCTTCGCTACGGACAGATGCATGAAGGACTGGAGGTCATCGGTCAGGAACTCATCCTCCACGTGGATGGCTCCGGGCGCGTCTTCGCCGCGAATGGCACGGCGCGCGGGGACGCATCCGCGCCGGTGCCATCGGATGCGCGCCTGTCTCCAGAGTCTGCGGGTGCGGTCGCGTTGGCCGCCACGCCGGGAGGCTCGCGTGTGGAGGGAACGCCTCGGCTCGCCTATGTCCGCGCATCCGCGGACGCGCGCATGACGCTCGTGTTCGAGGCGGTGGTCACCGGCGTGTTCGCGGCGCTGCCCGTGCGCGACCACGTCTACGTGAATGCGCTCGACGGCGCGGTGGTGTCTCGTACGTCGGAGATCCACGAGGCGAGGAACCGTCGCATCTACTCCGCCAATGGCGGCTATGCGCTGCCGGGCGTCCTGAAGCGCGTCGAGGGGGGCGCGGCCTCCACGGACGCGGCCGTCAACGCGGCCTATGACAACCTGGGCCGCTTCTACGACTGCTATCAGTCGCTCTTCGCGCGCGACTCCTTCAACGGCACGGGCGGCGCGCTGCTGGCGAGCGTCCACTTCGGCAGCGGCTACGTGAACGCCTACTGGGATGGCACGCAGATGGTCTGCGGCGACAGCCCCACGACGGGGCCGCTGTGCAACGACATGGACATCGTCATGCATGAGTTCACCCATGCCGTGACGCAATACGAGTCCAATCTCAACTCCGCGGGGGAGCCCGGCGGCCTCAATGAGAGCCTCTCGGACATGGGCGCCGCCTACTGTGAGAGCTGGGTCTCGGGTGGCTCCACGGCGCCGGATGTCTGGCGCATCGCCGAGGACACCTTCGGCGCGTCTGCCTATTCGCTGGCGGATCCCGCGCGCAACGGCGGCTCCGTGGACTTCTATGGCGACTTCGACGCGAGCGCGGACCCCCACCTGGGCGCGGGCATCCCGGGCCTGGCCTTCTCGCTGCTCGCGCAGGGCGGAACGCATCCGCGCGGGCTCACCTGCAACCCGGTTGCGTCCATTGGCCTGACGCGCGCCGCGGTGATTTTCTACCTGGCGAATACCAACTACTTCACGCCCACCACCACGTTCGCCCAGGCGAAGGCCCTCACGGAGACGGTGGCGGACACCTACTACGGGCCGACAGTGAAGGCCTCGGTGACGCAGGCGTGGCTGGCGGTGGGCGTGGGGACGGGCCTGGGTGCCGCGTGTCCGCCCATCGCGCTCGCCAATGGCGTGGGCGTTCGTAACCTCTACGGCGCGCTGGGCAGCTCCACCGCCGTGTATGCCATCACCTTGCCGGCAGGGGCCTCCAACCTGGTGGTGAGCGCGAGCGGTGGCACGGGCGACGCGGACCTCTACCTCCGGTTCGGCGCCGCGCCGACCTCCACGCTGTATGACTGCCGTCCCTACCTCACGGGGACCGCCGAGTCCTGCGTCTACGCCACCCCGTCGGTGGGCACCTACTACGTCATCCTTCGCGGCCGAGACGCCTTCTCGGGCGTCACCCTGCGCGCCTCCTTCACGCGCCCGGACGGCTCCACCGTGCTGTGGGTGCCAGACGTGGCGGGGGCCACCAGCTCGCTCCAGACCTGGAGCTACGCGGCCGTGGCGGGACAGTCCGTCTCCTTCTCGCTGTCGCCCGGTCCGTCGGGCGCCACGGGAGACGCGGACCTCTATGTCCGCTTCGGAGGGCCGGCCTCACCCACCCTCTATGACTGCCGTTCCTCCAACAAGGACAACGTGGAGCAGTGCGGTCCGCTGACCCACGCCACGGCGGGCACGTACTCCGTCGTCGTGCATGGGTACTCGGCCTTCACCGGCGTGGACGTGCTCGTGCAGTAA
- a CDS encoding trypsin-like serine protease, producing MATGAKSQPVVQGTDAPSDPAAVALVARRARCSGEPPVLLCSGALIAPDVVLTAAHCLALLGQDGGYEVFIGQKLLPAPEGRFVRVTHALPHPGFVPETHENDVALLRLARAVDVTPFALPSVSGAVPAVGDVARVLGYGDTKDAQALAGLRRQGMLTVTRVDALAFHAGPSPSMSCVGDSGGPVLWMQSGREVLAGITVSGDVACRTEAVNARVDGYLDDFVRPFLAEVPPGDTSTLHLDALCRESCVDDRECPAGLACVASAGGRSHCVLSALQEGDFGEHCEEDSACGSGVCARLDSEGAEACRCFTPCAAPSEPVDDAPGVSEGNGCASTSGLLPALAGGVILATRRRFRGGCPRGFFGLRRSAPRPGQGAARPPISGKRS from the coding sequence ATGGCCACGGGTGCAAAGTCACAGCCGGTGGTTCAGGGCACGGATGCTCCGAGCGATCCGGCCGCTGTCGCGCTCGTGGCGCGGCGGGCGCGGTGCTCGGGTGAGCCGCCCGTGCTGCTGTGTTCGGGTGCGCTCATTGCGCCGGATGTGGTGCTCACGGCGGCGCACTGCCTTGCCCTGCTCGGGCAGGACGGTGGCTACGAGGTCTTCATCGGGCAGAAGCTACTCCCCGCGCCTGAAGGGCGATTCGTGCGGGTGACGCATGCCCTGCCACATCCCGGCTTCGTGCCGGAGACGCATGAGAACGATGTCGCGCTCCTGCGGCTCGCTCGTGCAGTGGACGTGACTCCCTTCGCGCTTCCGTCGGTGTCCGGCGCTGTGCCCGCTGTGGGAGATGTGGCGCGAGTGCTCGGTTATGGCGACACGAAGGATGCCCAAGCGCTTGCGGGCCTGCGTCGGCAGGGAATGCTGACTGTTACTCGGGTGGATGCGCTCGCGTTCCATGCAGGCCCCTCGCCCTCGATGAGCTGCGTGGGTGACAGCGGTGGGCCCGTGCTCTGGATGCAGTCAGGGCGCGAGGTGCTCGCTGGAATCACGGTGAGCGGAGACGTGGCCTGTCGCACCGAGGCCGTGAACGCGCGGGTGGATGGATACCTGGATGACTTCGTCCGGCCGTTCCTCGCGGAGGTTCCGCCAGGCGATACGTCCACGCTGCACCTCGATGCACTCTGTCGCGAGTCTTGCGTCGATGACCGTGAGTGTCCGGCTGGCCTCGCGTGTGTCGCGTCCGCGGGTGGTCGGAGTCACTGCGTGCTGTCCGCGCTCCAAGAGGGAGACTTCGGTGAGCACTGCGAGGAGGACTCCGCATGTGGCTCGGGTGTCTGCGCGCGGCTCGACTCCGAGGGCGCCGAGGCATGTCGTTGCTTCACACCCTGTGCCGCGCCATCTGAACCCGTCGATGATGCCCCAGGCGTGTCGGAAGGGAATGGCTGTGCCTCCACCTCGGGCCTGCTGCCTGCATTGGCAGGTGGGGTCATCCTCGCCACACGCCGCCGGTTCCGTGGAGGTTGCCCGCGTGGGTTCTTCGGGCTGCGTCGCAGCGCCCCGCGTCCAGGTCAAGGCGCTGCGCGTCCGCCGATCTCCGGAAAGCGCTCATAG